The genomic segment GCTGCAATGGGCGGATGAGTATTGGGGGCATATGGAGCGCCTGTCGAATCAATTGTCGGATGGCCTATCCGCATTGCAAGCTGCTGCATTTTCTAAGGACCAGCAGAAGTGGATAGCTCCTTTGCTCGAACGATCCTATGCGAGGGGTATGGATTTTACGGAGCTGTTCCTCCTAGACAACCACAATCATGTAGCTCACTCCACCTATCCCACCCATATAGGCACCCATTATGGAGAGGGCAGCGCGCTGTCTCCGGGCATGCAGTATTCCCAAGAAGGCGCTTCAGCAGGCAGCCGCTGTTTTTTTGGTCCTTACGAAGACGGGATTACACTTAAGCTAGGGGCCCGAACCTCCTCTTTTCACGACAAAATGACGATTATGTTCATGCAGCCGCTGCTTGTGAACGGCAGCCGGGTCGGAACGTTATGCGGGAGAGTGCCTAATGATGTGCTGGGCGATTTGATCCAGCGCGAGTCAGGACATGTCTATCCGGATTCGGGCGATAATTATTTGTTTATGGCCGAGCCTAGTTTGCAGCGTAATATCGTACCTGGTACAGCGTTATCCCGCAGCCGTTTTGAGGACCGTACGTTCACTCATGGCGAAAATCTAAAGGATGGCGTAACGACAGACTGGGGTACCGTGTCGATTAAGGAGCATACCGAGCTGGAAATTGTTTTCACCGATCCGGCAACGGGGGAGCTGCATCCTGGCGTCGCAGGAACCATTCGCAATGGCAGCAATTTATTCGCTCAGTTTCCTGGCTACTCGGATTATCGCCATATTGCCGTCATCGGCAAAGGCGTCACTTTCCGAATGCCGCATTGCCCTGATCTATGGGGGATGATGTGCGAGGGCGATCTGGAAGAGGTGTATCGGCTGCGCAGTATTGGCTGGCGGCAGCGCAAGCTGCAAATGTATGCAGCGCTGCTGCAAAGCGTTCTCACGTTTCTGCTTGCTTCTCTAGTCATTGGCTATATGCCGCTATGGGGAGCAGCAGCTGTGCTTGGCGGATTTAATTTGCTGTTCGGTGTTTTGTTTGCGATGTCGGTGCAGCGCAAGGAATCGCAGCGGGTAACTGGGCATCTAGAGCGGATTAATCGTTTTATTCGCATTAATGCCGAGGGGAAGGGTGATTTGACCCAGCGGCTGTCGACGAAAGAGTTCGATTGCGACGAGACGCAGGAGCTGGCAAAATGGATTAACAATATGATCGATTCACTCGAAGGCATTATGCTGCAGGTGAAGCTCACCGCTGCCGAGGTGCTGAGCAGCCAGTCCGTCATGAATGAGTCGTCTGCCCATACCGCCTTGTCAACGGAGCGTGTAGGCAGCAAGGTGGGCCATATGATTGGCAGCATTCGTCACCAGCTGAAGGATATCGACAAGGCAAAAAATGCTGCGGGTGAAATGCGCGATACGCTATCTGTACTGGAGCGCCAAGCGGCAGAGCAAATTGCGGTGGCGCAAACCGAGGTTGGCCGCATTGGGGAGAAGATGCAGCATATTTCCACCAAGGTAGAAGATACGAACGGTACGATTCGCAAGTTCATGAAGACGGTGGAGGAAATTCGCGATGTGCTTCAAGTAATCGAGGAAATATCGTCGCAAACCAATTTGCTGGCACTTAATGCTTCTATTGAAGCGGCGCGTGTTGGCGAGCAGGGCCGAGGCTTCGCGGTCGTTGCTTCCGAAATCCGCAAGCTGGCGGACTTGACGAAGAAATCGACAGAGGAAGTGCACGGCATTACGCGGCAAATTTATTCAGAAGCCGAGCAGGCCTATCATTCAATGGACGAGGGTACGAAGGTTGTAGAAGAGGGTACTGATCTCGTTGCTGCTGCAGCCCGCACCCTGCAATCGGCGCAGGCGGACGATCAGCGCAAAACGCAGGTTGTAGAGGAAGTGGTAAAACTGATGGAGCAAATTGCCGAAGTCAGCTTGCAAAACCGCTCGGTTTCCTCTGATGTGGAAGGACAAGTGCAGGAGTTGATTGTGGAGATGGACAACGTTCGCCATACCTCAACGAATGTCGAATCTATTACAATGCTGCTTCAACAGCTCGTGGGCCAATTCAAATTAACAGAGTCTAGAGTCAGATAGTGGCCCAGCCCAGAGCGTCCCGATAACAGAATAGTAGAGTGGAAAAAGGCTTGCAAATCGCGGATTACAGCGGTTTGGCAGGCCTTTTTGCTGGGGGTGCACCTAAAACTCCATCATAGACGGTAGTGGGAGCATTTGTTATAATTGTAACTATTATTAGATTAGAAAAGCAGCAAAATTCAACCCTTTTTCATCAGATAGTTGAAGGTGACGCCAAGGGGACGATAACGCCAGGTTAAGCAGGCATGCATTGGCGAGGCAAATCCCTTTTTACAAGGACCGACGCTTATGATTAGCTCGGTCCTTTTGTGTTAAACTTAGGAGAGGGAGAGTGCGGTTCATTGTTTAATGGATGGTTTACGGCAGAAACAACCGCGTTCTTCCTTTATTCGGCCCTTGTTGTGACGGGCTCTATCATTATGATTCATGCCAGAATGCTGCCTAGGCTGGCTCTGGGCGTAGTGTTGACGATTATTGGAAATTCAGGGCTGCTCGTCCGGCTAGATGCCGGTCTGATTGCGCTTTTTCAGGCACTTCTATATGTGGGTACAATGGGAATTTTGCTAGGGTCAGAGATTAGGAGGCATTCGGAAATAGGCCGGCATAACCGGTCGATTGGAATCGCTTCCCGCGAAATGGCAGCTGCTGCAGGCATTCCGTTTTTGCTCGCTATTCTGATGTATGTCATTTTGAAGCTGCCCTATTCTGGCGAAGAAATGCCGCTGCTCCCTGCCCATTTGATGACAGCGGCGACGCTGATGGCTATTGGGGTGTACGGGGCAATTGTCAAAAGAAATTCATTGGTGGCCTTGCTGTGTGTAAGTATCATTTTATGCG from the Paenibacillus sp. BIHB 4019 genome contains:
- a CDS encoding methyl-accepting chemotaxis protein, whose translation is MFDWLGTRTGFPLWVSWKLNSGIKEDVEHIFEGVADTRKELLLQWADEYWGHMERLSNQLSDGLSALQAAAFSKDQQKWIAPLLERSYARGMDFTELFLLDNHNHVAHSTYPTHIGTHYGEGSALSPGMQYSQEGASAGSRCFFGPYEDGITLKLGARTSSFHDKMTIMFMQPLLVNGSRVGTLCGRVPNDVLGDLIQRESGHVYPDSGDNYLFMAEPSLQRNIVPGTALSRSRFEDRTFTHGENLKDGVTTDWGTVSIKEHTELEIVFTDPATGELHPGVAGTIRNGSNLFAQFPGYSDYRHIAVIGKGVTFRMPHCPDLWGMMCEGDLEEVYRLRSIGWRQRKLQMYAALLQSVLTFLLASLVIGYMPLWGAAAVLGGFNLLFGVLFAMSVQRKESQRVTGHLERINRFIRINAEGKGDLTQRLSTKEFDCDETQELAKWINNMIDSLEGIMLQVKLTAAEVLSSQSVMNESSAHTALSTERVGSKVGHMIGSIRHQLKDIDKAKNAAGEMRDTLSVLERQAAEQIAVAQTEVGRIGEKMQHISTKVEDTNGTIRKFMKTVEEIRDVLQVIEEISSQTNLLALNASIEAARVGEQGRGFAVVASEIRKLADLTKKSTEEVHGITRQIYSEAEQAYHSMDEGTKVVEEGTDLVAAAARTLQSAQADDQRKTQVVEEVVKLMEQIAEVSLQNRSVSSDVEGQVQELIVEMDNVRHTSTNVESITMLLQQLVGQFKLTESRVR
- a CDS encoding NADH-quinone oxidoreductase subunit K, producing MFNGWFTAETTAFFLYSALVVTGSIIMIHARMLPRLALGVVLTIIGNSGLLVRLDAGLIALFQALLYVGTMGILLGSEIRRHSEIGRHNRSIGIASREMAAAAGIPFLLAILMYVILKLPYSGEEMPLLPAHLMTAATLMAIGVYGAIVKRNSLVALLCVSIILCGAQLNIAALSLYVHGIEEGLGTLPLVVFFAQASIGAAVLIVLYKRDSTTSNHE